CAGTATTCAACGTATTTCGAAAATTAATTATTTATCTGATATTGGTGTAAGCCGTGTAAAATACCACAATGGACTTAATTTATTACTCGTAACCTATACCAATGGCAATATTGATTTAATAGATAATAATGGGCTTACTACTAATATTTCTGATATTAAAAGAAAACCTATCACAGGAAATAAAACAATAAACAATATTTTATTTATTGACAACTTTGCTTACCTGGCTTGTGGATTCGGGATTGTAGTTCTTGATTTGGCGAAAAAAGAAATTAAAGATACTTATTATATTGCTGAAGGCGGGTTTCAAATTAAAGTTTTTGACCTGACAACTGACGGAAGTAAAATTTATGCTGCAACTGAATCTGGTCTTTACGAAGCAGATCTTTCATGTCCCTATCTTTCAAATTATTCATATTGGACCAAACATACTGAAATGCCTCATCCTGATGGAATTTTTAATACTGTTGCTTATTTTCACGGTACTCTTTATATAAATCTATATGGAAATGCATATAATGATGACACATTATACATATATAAAAATGGGATATGGAATTGTTATGATCCTACTTATACTTCTAACAGATATGAGCTAAATGTTAAAGACAATATTATGTTAGTAATAGAAGAAGGAGATATCGATCAATTAGATACAAACGGAATTAATATATCAAGAATTTATACTTATAATTCTACTTCCATTCCAAACGCTCCTTCACCACGTGATGCAATTTTTGATAATGAAATAAATAATGTTGTATGGATAGCTGATGCAAATGTAGGTATTGTAAGAAATGAGGGCGTCTGGACTTCTACAAATTTTCAACCTAACGGACCCAAAACAACAAATGCCTGGGATATTTCTGTTGAGAATAGTAATTTATGGGTTGCACCCGGTGGACTGGATGGAGCCTGGAATAATGTTTATAACGGAGATGGATTATTTTCTTTTATTGATGAAAATTGGGCTACCCATAACAGAGACAATACTCCTGGTCTTGATACAATATATGATATAGTATGTGTGGCGGTTAATCCTTCAAACTCTTCACAAGTTTTTGCTGGCTCTTGGAGTAAAGGACTACTCGAATTCAACAATCAGACATTGACCAATGTTTATGACTCAACAAATAGCACATTGAAATGCAATTACAGGACGGGTGTTGCAGGAATTATTTTTGATGAAGACAACAACTTATGGGTAACAAACTCTGCTGTGAATACTGCACTCAACGTTCGAATGAATAACGGCACATGGAAAGGATTTAACTTTAGCGGATTTTATAGCAATTCAGAAGTCGGTGATTTAGCAATTGACAAGCAAAACAGGAAATGGATTATCCTCCCACGAAATAATGGAATGTTGGTTTTTGATGATAATAATACCATTACAAATTCTGCTGACGATCATATAAAAAGAATATCTAATAGCACTGGTAACGGAGGACTTCCCAGTAACGAAATATTTAGTATTGCTGTGGATCGTGATGGCGAAATCTGGGTAGGAACAGATAAAGGTATTGCTGTTTTTTATAATCCTGAAAATGTTTTTACCGGAAGTAATTTTGATGCTCAGCAAATCATGGTTGATCAGGATGGATATATTCAACCCTTATTGGGTTCGGAATCAGTAAAAGTAATTGCTGTTGACGGTTCAAATAAAAAATGGATTGGTACTGACAGAGCCGGTGTATTTTTAGTTTCTGCTGATGGTACTAAAGAATTTGAACATTTCACAACAGAAAACAGTCCTTTATTTTCAAATACTATAAATACTATAGCTATTGACCACAAAACAGGAGAAGTCTTTTTTGGTACTGATAAAGGAATCATATCATATAAGGGTTATGCTACAGATTCCGTTGAAAAAAATGGAGTTGTTGTTTATCCTAATCCTGTGAAAGAGAATTATACAGGGTATATTGGTATTAAAGGGCTTGCATTAAACTCCAATGTTAAAATAACAGATATCAGCGGGACACTTATTTATCAAACTACAGCTGAAGGCGGACAAGCTATATGGAATGGACTCAACTTCGAGGGGAAAAAAGCGAAAACAGGAATTTACCTGGTTTTTGCTTCAAATGAAGATGGCAGCGTTACCACGGTTGCAAAAATTATGATCATCAATTAATTTTCCAGGAATGCTGTTTAAAACAAAAGGGATTGTTCTTCATACAATAAATTATTCCGAAAACAGCAAAATTATTAAAACATACACTGATAATTTCGGCTTACAATCATATATAGTTAAAGTTGTAAGAAATAAAAAATCACAAACTAAAGCCGGATTTTTTCAGCCGCTTTCTATCCTCGACATGGTGGTATATCAAAGTAAGAATCAAGGATTGCATCATGTAAAAGAATTAACCACCTCGATACAATTTGAGAATATCCCATACGATATTAAAAGAAGCGCTGTTACTTTTTTCATTGCGGAATTGCTTTACAAATCATTACACGAAGATTTGCCTAATAAAAACTTATTTGATTTTATTTTTAATACTATTGAAATCATTGATAAATCACATGAAAGCATTTCCGATTTTCATTTAATTTTCATGATTGAATTAAGCAAATATTTAGGATTTTATCCAAGAAATAATTTTGATAAACAACATCCTATTTTTAATCTTATGGAAGGATGTTTTCAGGAATATCTGCCGGAACATCCTTATTTTGCCGATAAAATATTAAGCGAACACCTAAATGAATTACTAAATATTTCTTTCGAAAATTTTTATTCCTTTCATTTTAAACCAGAGATAAAAAAAGAGCTTGTCTTAAAAATGATTGATTATTATCGTATCCACATCCAGGGATTCAATACGATGAATTCAAATGTTGTTTTAGAAGAAGTTTTTCATGAATGAATTTGATTGATGAAATGTCTGAAAACGCTTAATTTATTACCCGTCCAAGTATATATGTATTATTTTCTGATTCCGCTTTATAAATAATTTCATTATCATTTTTTACCGGAGCCTGAAAAATATTTTCTTTACATTTAATAAAAGCATCAAAAA
This sequence is a window from Bacteroidales bacterium. Protein-coding genes within it:
- a CDS encoding two-component regulator propeller domain-containing protein translates to MFKIKNIYLLIISVLALNNTTLSQGVGIGEWREHLPYNNCISITEGNGKIFCATKYSVFSYDKSDNSIQRISKINYLSDIGVSRVKYHNGLNLLLVTYTNGNIDLIDNNGLTTNISDIKRKPITGNKTINNILFIDNFAYLACGFGIVVLDLAKKEIKDTYYIAEGGFQIKVFDLTTDGSKIYAATESGLYEADLSCPYLSNYSYWTKHTEMPHPDGIFNTVAYFHGTLYINLYGNAYNDDTLYIYKNGIWNCYDPTYTSNRYELNVKDNIMLVIEEGDIDQLDTNGINISRIYTYNSTSIPNAPSPRDAIFDNEINNVVWIADANVGIVRNEGVWTSTNFQPNGPKTTNAWDISVENSNLWVAPGGLDGAWNNVYNGDGLFSFIDENWATHNRDNTPGLDTIYDIVCVAVNPSNSSQVFAGSWSKGLLEFNNQTLTNVYDSTNSTLKCNYRTGVAGIIFDEDNNLWVTNSAVNTALNVRMNNGTWKGFNFSGFYSNSEVGDLAIDKQNRKWIILPRNNGMLVFDDNNTITNSADDHIKRISNSTGNGGLPSNEIFSIAVDRDGEIWVGTDKGIAVFYNPENVFTGSNFDAQQIMVDQDGYIQPLLGSESVKVIAVDGSNKKWIGTDRAGVFLVSADGTKEFEHFTTENSPLFSNTINTIAIDHKTGEVFFGTDKGIISYKGYATDSVEKNGVVVYPNPVKENYTGYIGIKGLALNSNVKITDISGTLIYQTTAEGGQAIWNGLNFEGKKAKTGIYLVFASNEDGSVTTVAKIMIIN
- the recO gene encoding DNA repair protein RecO is translated as MLFKTKGIVLHTINYSENSKIIKTYTDNFGLQSYIVKVVRNKKSQTKAGFFQPLSILDMVVYQSKNQGLHHVKELTTSIQFENIPYDIKRSAVTFFIAELLYKSLHEDLPNKNLFDFIFNTIEIIDKSHESISDFHLIFMIELSKYLGFYPRNNFDKQHPIFNLMEGCFQEYLPEHPYFADKILSEHLNELLNISFENFYSFHFKPEIKKELVLKMIDYYRIHIQGFNTMNSNVVLEEVFHE